A single region of the Streptomyces virginiae genome encodes:
- a CDS encoding GNAT family N-acetyltransferase gives MTLTVRPAGPGDASDICALLNAVDVIEIGRPETDLGTVESDLNAPDVDLATDSWLAFEDGSLVAYALVWADSGPGRVDADHYVLPGRRAAALLLLEHMEARARELTGGRGVLRLQLNVKPTLDLSLLSGRGYRTIRRYQVMTRSLSPAADPAPTPPAGLTLRHCADDETDRHRAHALIERTFAAHFGHVDRPYETWLDHMDGRKIDWSLVWIASLPGHGDAAVLLTRDDRTSMAWVSHIGVTEEVRGRGIGGFLLRHCFAVYAERGRDSVGLGVDTHNETGALALYEAHGMGLHYAVDSWELSLHPQG, from the coding sequence ATGACCCTCACCGTACGGCCCGCCGGGCCCGGGGACGCCTCCGACATCTGCGCCCTGCTCAATGCCGTCGACGTGATCGAGATCGGCCGCCCGGAGACCGACCTGGGCACCGTCGAGTCGGACCTCAACGCCCCCGACGTGGACCTGGCCACCGACTCCTGGCTCGCCTTCGAGGACGGGAGCCTCGTCGCCTACGCCCTCGTGTGGGCGGACTCCGGCCCGGGCCGCGTCGACGCGGACCACTACGTGCTGCCCGGCCGTCGGGCTGCCGCCCTCCTGCTGCTGGAGCACATGGAGGCCCGGGCCCGGGAGCTGACCGGCGGTCGGGGCGTACTGCGGCTCCAGCTCAACGTGAAGCCCACCCTCGACCTCTCCCTCCTCTCCGGGCGCGGCTACCGCACCATCCGCCGCTACCAGGTGATGACCCGGTCCCTGTCCCCGGCCGCCGACCCGGCGCCCACCCCACCGGCCGGACTCACCCTGCGGCACTGCGCCGACGACGAGACCGACCGCCACCGCGCCCACGCGCTGATCGAGCGCACCTTCGCCGCGCACTTCGGCCATGTGGACCGCCCGTACGAGACCTGGCTCGACCACATGGACGGCCGCAAGATCGACTGGTCCCTGGTGTGGATCGCGAGCCTGCCCGGCCACGGCGACGCGGCCGTGCTGCTCACCCGGGACGACCGCACGAGCATGGCCTGGGTCAGCCACATCGGCGTGACCGAGGAGGTACGCGGCCGAGGGATCGGCGGTTTCCTGCTGCGCCACTGCTTCGCCGTTTACGCGGAGCGCGGCCGGGACTCCGTAGGCCTCGGTGTGGACACCCACAACGAGACCGGCGCGCTCGCGCTGTACGAGGCGCACGGTATGGGCCTGCACTACGCGGTCGACTCATGGGAGCTTTCCTTGCACCCCCAGGGGTGA
- a CDS encoding ABC transporter ATP-binding protein → MAELTKNTTEREPILQVRNLVKHFPLTQGILFKKQVGAVKAVDGISFDLYQGETLGIVGESGCGKSTVAKLLMNLERATAGEIFYKGQDISKLSGRALKAVRRNIQMVFQDPYTSLNPRMTVGDIIGEPYEIHPEVAPKGNRRQKVQELLDVVGLNPEYINRYPHQFSGGQRQRIGIARGLALQPEIIICDEPVSALDVSVQAQVINLMEKLQDEFNLSYLFIAHDLSIVRHISDRVGVMYLGKMAEIGTDAEIYEHPTHPYTQALLSAVPVPDPDAREGRERIILTGDVPSPANPPSGCRFRTRCWKAQDKCSTEEPLLAIPERFKGVTTLAAHESACHFAEEKAILAV, encoded by the coding sequence ATGGCTGAGCTCACCAAGAACACCACCGAGCGCGAGCCGATCCTCCAGGTCCGTAACCTGGTCAAGCACTTCCCGCTGACCCAGGGCATCCTGTTCAAGAAGCAGGTCGGCGCGGTCAAGGCCGTCGACGGGATCTCCTTCGACCTCTACCAGGGCGAGACCCTCGGTATCGTCGGCGAGTCCGGCTGTGGCAAGTCCACGGTCGCCAAGCTCCTGATGAACCTGGAGCGGGCGACCGCGGGCGAGATCTTCTACAAGGGCCAGGACATCAGCAAGCTGTCCGGTCGCGCCCTGAAGGCCGTGCGCCGCAACATCCAGATGGTCTTCCAGGACCCGTACACGTCGCTGAACCCGCGTATGACGGTCGGCGACATCATCGGGGAGCCCTACGAGATCCACCCCGAGGTGGCTCCCAAGGGCAACCGCCGGCAGAAGGTCCAGGAGCTCCTGGACGTCGTCGGTCTGAACCCGGAGTACATCAACCGGTACCCGCACCAGTTCTCCGGCGGCCAGCGCCAGCGCATCGGCATCGCCCGCGGCCTCGCCCTGCAGCCGGAGATCATCATCTGCGACGAGCCGGTCTCCGCGCTCGACGTGTCGGTGCAGGCCCAGGTCATCAACCTGATGGAGAAGCTGCAGGACGAGTTCAACCTCTCCTACCTCTTCATCGCGCACGACCTCTCGATCGTCCGGCACATCTCGGACCGCGTGGGCGTCATGTACCTGGGCAAGATGGCGGAGATCGGCACGGACGCCGAGATCTACGAGCACCCGACCCACCCGTACACCCAGGCGCTGCTGTCCGCCGTCCCGGTCCCGGACCCGGACGCGCGCGAGGGCCGCGAGCGGATCATCCTCACCGGTGACGTCCCGTCCCCGGCCAATCCGCCGTCGGGCTGCCGCTTCCGCACCCGCTGCTGGAAGGCCCAGGACAAGTGCTCCACCGAGGAGCCGCTGCTGGCGATCCCGGAGCGCTTCAAGGGTGTCACCACCCTGGCCGCGCACGAGTCCGCGTGCCACTTCGCCGAGGAGAAGGCCATCCTGGCCGTCTGA